The window CGAGGTGGTCCTGATCAGGCAGTTCAGACCGCCCATAAACGGGTTCGTGATTGAACTTCCAGCCGGACTTGTTGATTCAGGAGAAGGATTTGAACAGGCCGTACGCAGGGAACTGATCGAGGAGACCGGGTATGAGGCTGGAGATGTGCAGTTCCTCGCGGAAGGACCTATGTCCTCAGGCTCCTCCTCAGAGATCCTCTCGGTCTACCTTGCCACGGGGCTGCGTCATGTCGGCATCGGCCAGCGCGATGAGACCGAGGATATCGAAGTGATCCCGGTTCCATATAAGGACGTCGTTGCCAGGCTTCAGGAAATGCGGCAGACCGGAGACCACATT of the Nitrospirota bacterium genome contains:
- a CDS encoding NUDIX hydrolase; the protein is EVVLIRQFRPPINGFVIELPAGLVDSGEGFEQAVRRELIEETGYEAGDVQFLAEGPMSSGSSSEILSVYLATGLRHVGIGQRDETEDIEVIPVPYKDVVARLQEMRQTGDHIDLKVYGMIEMAKNFLHTKKDNEP